TTCAGTTAAGTGCGTATGCAAAAATATTTATGTCATTGCGTAGGCGGAGCCTTCCCGTAGGGTACGGAATGAAATCTAGCGAAGCAATCCCAAGACCTTGCGTTCGCGAAGCGTGTCCGAAGGACTTATGCTTCATTCCGCTTTGCTCCATTCGCAATGACAAATGTATATTTAATTTTGCATAACTACTTAAGGTTAAAACTCTTTGTGATTCTTTTGGGAAGCTACTGCTTGTTTTCGCTTTGTCCACCAGCAAAAACCAAGAGCAAGCAATGAGCCAGATGCTGTGTAGGGTTCGGGAACAGAACGTGGTGTGACACTAAAGCTGCCATAATCTACATTGCTTGAAAGCTCTGAATAACCTTCATCGAAACTACTATAAAATACGTTAACATCCCCATTACCGTCTTCCCCATTTCCAGAAACCAGGTAAGAAAAACCGTTCTGGGTTAATAGCGGGGTACTTGCATTTAAAAGATTATCATTGAGTCCGTATGTCCCTGGTGAGAGTAGCCCGATGATTGTCTCGGTAATTCCTTGGACTTTCCTTGTCCCAGTTATTCCTGTGATTGTGTAATTATTTTTTACGGGATCTAAATCGGTGGTAGTAAGAGTGCCGCTAGCGGAAATCGGCGCACTATTTGCTTCATAACTAGGGAAAGAGTACTCAAAATCAAATAGTTGTACAGCTTGTGCTGTAGAAGATGTACCCATACCAGTCATAGTTATCACAGCGCTAGCGGTAACAATACCAAGCTCTTTAACTAATTTCATCAGATGATTCTCCTAAAAAACAAGAAAGTAAACAAAGTTGCATAGTTTAAATTGCGAGGAAGTCGCTTTTACGCACAAACATACAGAGAAGTCAGGAGTTTCTGGCTTCCTGAGATCAACATATAGGGGCAATTCATGTAGAGGCAAAGCCAATACGGTTCGAATAAGATTTTGAATGTATCCGCTATCCATGTAGAGACGCGAAAGCCAGTAGTGGGACGAAAGCGCGTAGCGGGACTAAGTACAGCCCAACACAATTTCGCGTCTCCATACACCTAAAATTACCGTTAATAAAATCTAACAGAACCGTATTGCATGGGGAGCGGTTTCCCACAGGGTATTACCGCTACGTGAATAAAACACACCCTGACTTAGAAATTGGTAGAAGTACAACTTTGCGTAAAATTGTAGCCTTTTTCAACGCAGATAAGAGTATTTTTACAGGAAACTTCTGCTTATAACTTCGGAGTCGGTGCAAGAACTAATTAATGAAATGCTATACTTAGGCGTTCAAGTTGGGCTTCAATGGCTGCTAAAAGTTGGTGTTGTTGCCAATCTTGGCTAAGATGGGCGGCTATGCAAGCGGCTCCAGCGCCCATACCTTCTTTGACAAAGCCCTGTTCATAAGCTCTTAGTTGGGGATAACGAGAATCAGCAAAGCTCAGATCAGTCGCTAACAGAGGAGGGGTTCTATTAGTTGAGCTATTTTTTCCTAAGTTGAGGGCTAAGTCAACTGTAGCCCCAGTAGGATCTTCGGCTACCCAACGGGTTGTACCAACAACTACCGCTTCTGGTTGCCATGATAAGGCGTAAGTTTGAGCGATCGCACCGATCAACGCATAAACTGCCAGCATTTGCGTTCCACCAGCCAACATTACACCACAACTACGACTAGCTGCGATCGCCATCCCAGCTACTACTACCTGCATCGGATCGCCCACGGCGGCGACGAGTTGCAAGGGGTTCACTGAGGAAGATGAGGGGGATGAGGAGGACAAAGTAAAATTTTCTCCCCTGCTCCCTGCCCCCTGCTCCCCCTCATCTTCTCCAGCCCAGCTTGTACCAGCGCCCACTTTTGCGCGTGATTACAAACAGGGTGGCTACTATTAACTTTGCCGGCAGCATCTATACCCAAACCAGTTAAAATTGCCAGGGCAGTTGTAGTACCTCCGACGACACACTCACCGAGAATCACATATCCGTCTTGGATATTGCTAGCAAGGCGTTCTCCCCAAAGTAGCCCTTGTTCAAATAGGTGGTGTACAGTTGTGATTTCCATAGCAGCACCTCCACTTAAACACTTAGCAGGAGCGCCACCCAAATCAATTACTGGTACAGCAGGAGGCTGGGGCAAACCAGCATTAAACAAATGAACTGGTATCTTTAGTGACTCAAAGACAGCGCGAGAAATCAGCACAGGTGAAGCCCCAGCCGCTAATGGTGGTAAGGGATATTGGGCTTTATGTTCTGGGCCGTAATACAAAAACTCGGCATCGGCACAAGCGGTATATTTCCGATCCTCTGGAGTGCGACCGGCTGCTGAAATCCCTGGAATTAAACCAGTTTCAGTAAATCCTAAAATACAAGCAAATATGGGTAGAAGACCATGATACCGTCGCAGCCATTCTTCACCTTGTTCTTTTTGGGTATAAATACGAATCATTTGGAAAGTTAGGAGTTAGGAGTTAGAAGTTTAATTTATAACTTTTAACTCACAACTCCTCACTATCCTTCATAATCCATGAGAACTTGTACCCAGCGTGGTGGGCGGGGAATGGGGTTGCCCAGACGATCAAAAAGAAACCACGCTGCAAGGTGTACGACAAAAAGGTAGATAAAGTTGTTGAGTACAATTAGAGCGATCGCTCCCACTTGAATCAAAAACACGCTGGGACTCGTCAATAAACTCAACTCCAAAAATACCCACTCAATGACCTCTGTCACTTGGGTAATCACATAAATCCACAGGTCTTCACCCGACAAAACAGACAGCAACCACAACCGAAAAAAGACCCCCAAAGTACCCAACAGCGTACCCAAGGTGATAGAAACAATCCAGGGAACCCGGCGACGATACCACGCTGCTCCCAAAAGTACGCCCATGAACCCGTAGGGCATGACAAATAGCAAACTGCGGGCTGGCCCCATCAGTACCGTCAGCAGCAACCCAGAGGTGAGTGCTGCCATCCAGGCCGCACGCTTGCCCCAACGGAGATAAACTAAAGCGATCGGCACCGGAAAAAATATCCGCAAAACTGGGCCCAAGGGAAAGTAGAAATTAATAAACCAAATTAAGCTAGCAGTACTGGCTAAAAATGCTGTTTCTACCATCCTCAACGGCGCATCAGCCTTGAGTTGAGGAGGCATTAACTGTTGTTCTTTGTCTAACCAATGATTGTGGGAAGTTGAAGATTTCGGGGATGGATCTTCCTCCGGCTCATCTGGCAGAGAATCTAAAATATTCATATTTGACAAGTTCTTAAACAATCATTCTTTCTAAGGCTGACAAGTCGGGAATACAAATAGTGTCTTGATCCCGTTTAATCAAGCCTTTTTTTTCTAGCCTTGTCAATACTCGTGTCACAGTTTCCCGTGCCAGTCCGCTCAAACTACTCAATTCCCGATGAGGTAAATTAGGGATTTCAGTTCCTGTTTGACCTTTTTTTCCCTGTCCTTCTGCCAAAAATAGCAATGTATCTGCCACCCGTGACTGGCTATCAGATTCTCGCAACCGCAATCGGCGATTTACTTGCCGCAAACGTCGTGCCATTAGTTGCGCTAATCGAACTCCTGCTAAGGGTTCTATTTGAAGTAACTTGACAAAATCCTGAGCAGGCATACTGCCAATTACCGTCGGAGCCAAGGTAATCACATCTGTGGAACGAGGGACTTCATCTAGCGCCGCCATTTCACCAAACAATTCCCCTTTGCCAAGAATATTCAGTGTTACCTCTTTTCCTTCCAGATTGTAGGTACGAATTTTTACCCATCCGTCCAGAATAAAATACACAGAACCACCCCAGTCATTTTCCAACAGAATTACCTGATTGGCTGGGTGAGTACGGGTGACAAGATGGATGAGGGCTGATTCCACAGCAGGTTCTGGCAACCCTTGAAAAAAGGGAGCCGAGGCGATCATCCACGGATTAGCCTGTGCTTGCAAGCTATATCGGTCTTCCATTACCACATCTTTATTCAAGCTGCTATATACACACAACAAACAAGAACGCCATTTTCAGCCTAAGCTATCATTGCACAGCTCTCTTTCAAGGAGAAAACTAAACTATGCTACATAGGAAAGCGACAAGAACGTTTTTCGGAACAATCTTTACCTATAAGTAAAAACGGGGTAAAAGTTTTGCAAAAAGTAGTTTATAGCCGGCGGTTGTATTTCTTAAGGGCTAGCTGCACTGCAAACTTGATTAGTTAAAAATATAGGCAAACAACATCAATGATACTAAAGGGAGTAAATTATTGCTCAGGTATTTTACCGATTTTCAAAAATAGACAACCAATAATACCGTTTCTTTGTGAAGCTGCATATATTTACCCCCCGGCTACGTCGTCCCCCCTTGTGAAAGGGGACTTATTATGTGCATCTTCATAAAGAACTGGTATAAGCTGCAAAACTCGTAAATAAGGCAGTAGGCAGGACAATACTGTTTGGTTAAAGCAAGAGACGCGATAAATCGCCGTCTTTACAATAATCAGTTAATTGCAAGCTACAAAATCGGAGATTTTGGTGCGAGACTTAAATTTCTGCTCACTCTGGTCGTGGTAGGAAACAGGGGGCAGCATTCCTCTCTCTTAAACTACCTCTTTTGTTAACCAAACGCTGACTGAAGATTGCCACGACTCCCAGTAATCCATAACATAATGACAGTCACAAGTCCAAGCAGCGGCTTTTGCCGCTCAGAACTTTGGTGATTGTAAAGTAATTGTCACATTAGTTGACATACGTTTTTAGATAAGGTGATAAAAGTGACTTCCAGTGCAGATGAAATTCAAAAGCTGATCGCAGACATTGACAACTTACTTGCCAATGGTGGCAAGCGCTTGTCTAGATTTCTGCCTGGTCAGGCGCAGGAACCGAAAGAAGTTTTAGAGCGAATTCGCAACTTCTTGGTCAGGCTAAAAGAAAAAGAAGCTTTAGAGAGCGGTATCTCAAATCAGTCTTCCGAAGAACCGCGATCGCCTTTATTAACAAAATTTATCGATCGAGGTTATAACCAATATCCACTACCGCCCCTTGAACCCTATCAGGAAGAGAGTACTATTACCGCCGGACAATTAAAAAGTGAATTTTCAAGCTTGATACAGCCATTGCGATCGGAATTAGAGTTACTTTTGCAAGAGCGGGCTACTCTTGTACAGGAAATTCGGCAGCTAGAACAAAAGCGTTTGCAAAACTACTCCTTGGCGCAGCAGTTGACAAACCAAGACCAAATGATTACCGAGTTTTTACAGGTACTCATGAGTCGCCTTGTGCCAACTTTAACGCCATTGGTCGCACCAAATTCAGCAAATTCCCCCAGTTCATCAGGAGTCATTAATCATGGGAACTCCGAATCAGTCACCTCTGCAACTCAACCTTTATTAGAATCAGCAGATCGTGTAGAGCAGTTAACCCAGCTAGCTAGGGAGTTAGATCAACGCCTATTATCACTAGATGGCACTGTGAATGTAGTCTTTGAGGCACTACAGCGCAATATTAATACTTATTACGAATCTCTGTCCCAAGCAATGGCAAGAATGCACAGCAAGGGAATGCAAGGCGAACAGTTGATGGCTAGCTTTCTCAACAATTTGACCCAGCATTTGCAGGAACAATCCCCTAGTTCGCTGCCATCTTTCTCAGTTGCAGAATCTGATACATCACCATTGTTAGCCGATTCAGCTGCGATCGCAGCTGAAGTTGCGCCTCAACCCTTGGAGAAAATCGCGCCAGAAACTTTATCTCCACTCACAATTAATTCTGAGCAAGCAGATACAGTCCTCACAGAGGATCTAGATACAGTGCTGTTGCAGCTTGGCTTAGACTCGTCTCCATCTTCTGAAAACCCAACGGAATTACCGCAAGATATTTCTGCATTAATTGGTGATGAAGTAGACCAACTTTACGCTAGTTTGTTTGGTACTGGTGATGTTAATAATCTCAGTCTTGATATTCCCGCAAATGACTTCTCTACCTCCCAATCAACATTGAACATCGCTGAGAGTCCATCGATCCCTCCCAGCGTAGATTCTGCTGTTGTTACACCAGATACAGGTATTTCAGCCCAAGAGACTTTAGGAGAAACCACAGATTCATTCTCAGAGGCACAGGAAGAACTATTTTTTGAAGAGGATACTGACGTAGATTCGCCTCTAAGCTTTTCTACACCACAAACAGAAAGTTCCCCTACGCAACTCGATACTCAGCCAGCTAGTGTTGATACAATTAATACCCTAACTGACCTATTGTCTGATGTCGGTAGTGAGCAGCCAGTGCTGGAGGTATCATCCTTTATGGATAATGCACCAGTTACTCC
This Nostoc sp. KVJ3 DNA region includes the following protein-coding sequences:
- a CDS encoding PEP-CTERM sorting domain-containing protein, with product MKLVKELGIVTASAVITMTGMGTSSTAQAVQLFDFEYSFPSYEANSAPISASGTLTTTDLDPVKNNYTITGITGTRKVQGITETIIGLLSPGTYGLNDNLLNASTPLLTQNGFSYLVSGNGEDGNGDVNVFYSSFDEGYSELSSNVDYGSFSVTPRSVPEPYTASGSLLALGFCWWTKRKQAVASQKNHKEF
- a CDS encoding DUF2232 domain-containing protein; translated protein: MNILDSLPDEPEEDPSPKSSTSHNHWLDKEQQLMPPQLKADAPLRMVETAFLASTASLIWFINFYFPLGPVLRIFFPVPIALVYLRWGKRAAWMAALTSGLLLTVLMGPARSLLFVMPYGFMGVLLGAAWYRRRVPWIVSITLGTLLGTLGVFFRLWLLSVLSGEDLWIYVITQVTEVIEWVFLELSLLTSPSVFLIQVGAIALIVLNNFIYLFVVHLAAWFLFDRLGNPIPRPPRWVQVLMDYEG
- a CDS encoding Crp/Fnr family transcriptional regulator, producing MEDRYSLQAQANPWMIASAPFFQGLPEPAVESALIHLVTRTHPANQVILLENDWGGSVYFILDGWVKIRTYNLEGKEVTLNILGKGELFGEMAALDEVPRSTDVITLAPTVIGSMPAQDFVKLLQIEPLAGVRLAQLMARRLRQVNRRLRLRESDSQSRVADTLLFLAEGQGKKGQTGTEIPNLPHRELSSLSGLARETVTRVLTRLEKKGLIKRDQDTICIPDLSALERMIV